The following are encoded together in the Kwoniella europaea PYCC6329 chromosome 1, complete sequence genome:
- a CDS encoding casein kinase II subunit alpha encodes MAAGRSVARVYANVNDKLGRSWWDYDNLVVQWGIQDNYEIVRKVGRGKYSEVFESIHLPSNSKCIVKVLKPVKKKKIKREIKILQNLAGGPNVVGLLDVVRDNQSKTPSIVTEYVNNVEFKTLYPKFTDFDVRFYMFELLKALDFCHSKGIMHRDVKPHNVMIDHEKRTLRLIDWGLAEFYHPGTEYNVRVASRYFKGPELLVDFQEYDYSLDMWSLGCMFASMIFRKEPFFHGHDNADQLVKITKVLGTDELFIYLERYEIDLDSQFDDILGRYPRKPWSRFITSENQRYISNEAIDFLDKLLRYDHQERLTAQESQEHPYFAPVREAASRQ; translated from the exons ATGGCAGCGGGCAGGAGTGTG GCCCGAGTATACGCTAATGTCAATGATAAATTGGGTAGATCATGGTGGGATTATG ATAACCTGGTAGTCCAATGGGGCATTCAAGACAACTACGAGATAGTCCGCAAAGTTGGTCGAGGAAAGTACTCCGAGGTATTCGAATCCATTCATCTACCATCGAATTCCAAATGTATAGTGAAAGTATTGAAACCagtgaaaaagaagaagatcaagagagagATTAAGATTTTGCAGAACCTTGCTGGGGGACCGAATGTTGTGGGGTTGTTGGATGTAGTTAGGGATAATCAGAGTAAGACTCCGAGTATTGTGACGGAATATgtcaat AACGTCGAATTCAAAACCCTCTACCCCAAATTCACCGACTTCGACGTCCGATTCTACATGTTCGAATTGCTCAAAGCGTTAGATTTCTGTCACTCAAAGGGGATAATGCATAGGGATGTCAAGCCTCATAATGTTATGATCGATCATGAGAAGAGGACT CTCCGTCTAATCGATTGGGGATTGGCGGAATTCTATCATCCAGGAACAGAATATAACGTCAGAGTAGCATCGAGATATTTCAAGGGACCTGAGTTACTGGTGGATTTCCAAGAATACGATTATAGTTTGGATATGTGGAGTTTGGGATGTATGTTTGCGAGTATG ATTTTCCGAAAAgaacctttcttccatgGCCATGATAACGCAGATCAGTTAGTGAAGATTACGAAAGTATTAGGAACCGACGAACTTTTCATTTA TCTCGAGCGATACGAGATTGACCTAGATTCCCAATTCGACGATATACTCGGTCGATATCCACGCAAACCGTGGTCAAGATTCATAACGTCCGAGAACCAACGATACATTTCGAACGAAGCTATTGATTTCTTGGATAAATTGTTGAGATACGATCATCAAGAGAGATTGACCGCTCAAGAGAGTCAAGAACATCCTTATTTCG CTCCCGTTAGAGAAGCGGCAAGTAGACAATGA